A genomic stretch from Methanomassiliicoccales archaeon includes:
- a CDS encoding inorganic diphosphatase: MVPSGRDPPRIVNVIVETPQGSKNKYEISKEYDCILLDRVLHSSVVFPIAYGIIPRTYYDDGDPLDAMVMISEPTFPGCVVEAKPIGLLKMIDEKGQDDKVLTVALGDPRYKEYQQLEDLPLHYLNEIAEFFLTYKRLEEGKGTKVLGWERKEAAIEAISKSLEMFRKKFR, from the coding sequence ATGGTGCCATCTGGCAGAGATCCTCCCAGAATCGTGAACGTGATTGTCGAAACCCCCCAGGGGAGCAAGAACAAGTACGAGATTTCAAAAGAGTACGACTGCATTCTCCTCGATAGGGTACTCCATTCCAGTGTCGTCTTCCCGATTGCTTATGGCATCATACCACGGACCTACTACGACGATGGTGATCCCCTAGATGCGATGGTCATGATCAGTGAGCCCACATTTCCGGGATGCGTGGTCGAAGCAAAACCGATTGGATTGCTAAAGATGATTGACGAAAAGGGCCAAGATGATAAGGTTCTCACAGTCGCATTGGGAGACCCAAGATATAAAGAGTATCAGCAACTGGAGGACCTTCCTCTTCATTATTTAAATGAAATTGCGGAATTCTTTCTTACTTACAAACGGCTAGAAGAAGGAAAGGGAACAAAGGTTCTTGGATGGGAGCGAAAAGAAGCTGCCATCGAAGCGATTAGCAAAAGTCTTGAGATGTTCAGAAAGAAATTCAGATAG
- a CDS encoding cation:proton antiporter, producing the protein MARIFALLFESIKIPPLVGEILAGIIIGNTFLYNFLHLETDIEVLRVFSELGVIFLLFTIGLETPFSELKRVGRTSTLVAVLGVVFPFAFGYLLIISLGHPQVEALFIGAAMVATSVGITARVIKDMGLTHTIESRVIIGAAVIDDILGMVVLAIVSGIAVGGTLNIIDTLVVAVLAVLFVLAVIYVGTGLLPRARNKVKVKERTAQSSLIRFGSSPLALALILCFGLSALASYIGLAAIIGAFLAGMVFAEFSDTMPVAEKFEPINEFLVPFFFLYIGISVKIASFAEVAILSLAIIALAIVTKFVGCGLGAYKLGRKSATVIGVGMSPRGEVGLIVASVGLGIGSISSGMFSVVVAMSLLTTLIAPPLLTYTFRRTTSGKSMKFS; encoded by the coding sequence ATGGCAAGAATATTTGCCTTGCTCTTTGAGTCCATAAAAATCCCACCTCTCGTGGGCGAAATTCTTGCTGGAATTATCATTGGAAATACATTTCTCTATAATTTCCTTCATCTCGAAACGGACATTGAAGTCCTTCGTGTTTTCTCAGAATTGGGAGTCATTTTCCTTCTGTTCACGATCGGTCTTGAAACACCTTTTAGCGAGCTGAAGAGAGTGGGGCGGACATCGACCCTCGTCGCTGTATTGGGCGTTGTATTCCCCTTCGCTTTTGGCTATCTTTTGATCATTTCGCTTGGCCACCCCCAGGTGGAAGCACTTTTCATCGGCGCGGCAATGGTTGCGACGAGTGTTGGAATTACCGCGCGAGTGATCAAAGATATGGGACTGACGCATACAATCGAGTCCAGAGTAATCATCGGAGCGGCGGTTATCGATGACATTCTTGGAATGGTGGTTCTTGCGATTGTGAGTGGCATTGCAGTCGGCGGTACGCTCAACATCATCGATACACTCGTTGTAGCTGTCCTCGCAGTGCTTTTTGTTCTTGCTGTCATTTATGTAGGCACAGGCTTATTGCCCAGAGCGAGAAACAAGGTGAAAGTGAAAGAAAGAACGGCACAAAGTTCACTGATTAGATTCGGTTCTAGTCCACTTGCATTGGCGCTCATCCTTTGCTTTGGCCTATCCGCACTTGCATCATACATTGGTCTTGCAGCAATCATTGGTGCTTTTCTTGCGGGTATGGTTTTCGCTGAATTTAGCGACACCATGCCAGTCGCTGAAAAATTCGAACCGATCAACGAGTTTCTCGTTCCCTTCTTTTTCCTCTATATCGGTATATCAGTCAAGATTGCGTCGTTCGCCGAAGTCGCGATACTATCGCTGGCCATAATCGCATTGGCAATCGTCACGAAATTTGTGGGATGCGGGCTTGGAGCATATAAATTGGGAAGGAAGTCCGCGACAGTGATCGGCGTTGGTATGTCGCCGAGGGGAGAAGTTGGGCTCATTGTCGCCTCGGTGGGTTTGGGCATTGGCTCAATTTCTTCAGGTATGTTTTCTGTCGTCGTCGCCATGTCTCTTTTGACAACACTGATCGCGCCGCCATTGCTGACTTATACTTTCCGGCGCACGACGAGTGGCAAATCCATGAAATTCTCTTAA
- a CDS encoding hydroxyacid dehydrogenase: protein MRIVFTELKSHVEEIKEAFRDDEVIIYDRPLNGDELINAARGAEILSVFIYSRVTEEIIDALSDLRLIVTRSVGFDHIAAKYALNKGITVCHIPDYGSHVVAEHVFALLLAIARKIPLADTYVKEKKKFDFEQFLGLELKGKTLGIIGTGKIGAAVMSIASGFGMKIVAYDVYENKSLQAKYGFPYLSLEELLSISDFVTLHIPLTPSTYHLINENTIAKMKKGSILINASRGGVVDSQALKDALESGHLWGAGIDVLEDETHPEHDVLLSAPNVIITPHSAFYTKETLQRIVQTTIETIRSYKMGNPINKIPLEYL from the coding sequence ATGAGGATAGTGTTCACGGAGCTCAAGAGCCATGTGGAAGAGATAAAGGAAGCCTTTCGAGATGATGAAGTGATCATTTATGATCGCCCACTGAATGGTGACGAGCTCATTAACGCTGCAAGGGGTGCTGAGATCCTTTCGGTTTTCATTTATTCAAGAGTGACGGAAGAAATCATCGATGCACTCTCAGATCTGCGGCTCATCGTCACAAGGAGCGTCGGTTTTGATCACATTGCGGCGAAATATGCATTGAACAAAGGAATAACTGTTTGCCATATTCCAGACTATGGTTCTCATGTCGTCGCGGAGCACGTCTTTGCACTATTGCTCGCTATAGCGAGAAAAATCCCATTGGCCGACACTTATGTTAAAGAAAAAAAGAAATTTGATTTTGAACAGTTTCTCGGACTTGAGCTTAAAGGAAAAACACTTGGGATTATAGGGACGGGCAAGATCGGAGCGGCGGTGATGAGCATTGCATCTGGGTTTGGGATGAAAATCGTCGCTTATGATGTCTACGAAAACAAGTCGCTGCAAGCCAAGTACGGATTTCCCTATCTTTCTCTAGAGGAACTTCTTTCAATCAGCGATTTCGTCACGTTGCATATTCCGCTGACACCGAGCACTTATCATTTGATCAACGAGAACACGATTGCCAAGATGAAGAAGGGAAGCATTTTGATCAATGCATCACGAGGCGGGGTCGTCGATAGCCAAGCGCTCAAGGACGCTCTTGAATCAGGTCATCTGTGGGGCGCAGGCATCGACGTTTTGGAAGACGAAACGCATCCTGAACATGATGTTCTGCTAAGCGCTCCCAATGTCATCATCACTCCTCATTCCGCTTTCTACACAAAGGAAACCTTGCAAAGAATTGTCCAGACGACAATTGAGACGATAAGATCATACAAAATGGGTAATCCGATCAACAAAATTCCATTGGAATATTTGTAG
- a CDS encoding glucose 1-dehydrogenase has translation MKVSELFDLSGRVSVVTGGSMGLGFQMATALAEAGSSVVLCARNYDKCAEAAAMIAEHGVETLAVSCDVRLRKDVRNLVMRTLEKFGRIDVLVNSAGIAWAAPPERMRIADWQKVIDVNLTGTFICCQEVGRVMIRNRKGSIINVSSVLSSFGNRIIDCINYSASKGGVDALTRDLAVKWAPFNIRVNAIAPGFFKTHLTKSVIERKGDEIINLTPAARIGVDDDLKGPVVFLASDASKFVTGQVIAVDGGYSIM, from the coding sequence ATGAAAGTGAGTGAATTATTCGATCTTTCAGGTAGGGTTTCAGTCGTAACGGGGGGTTCAATGGGTCTTGGATTCCAAATGGCCACGGCTCTGGCAGAAGCCGGTTCGTCCGTCGTTCTCTGCGCTCGCAATTATGATAAATGCGCAGAGGCAGCGGCCATGATCGCGGAGCACGGTGTCGAGACGCTCGCCGTCAGCTGCGATGTTCGGTTGCGAAAAGACGTTCGCAATCTTGTGATGAGAACCCTTGAAAAATTCGGGAGAATTGATGTCCTAGTGAATAGCGCAGGAATTGCATGGGCTGCCCCACCAGAAAGGATGAGAATTGCAGATTGGCAAAAAGTGATCGATGTCAATCTGACAGGAACCTTCATATGCTGCCAGGAAGTGGGAAGGGTGATGATCAGAAATAGAAAAGGGAGTATCATTAATGTTAGTTCAGTCCTTAGTTCATTTGGCAACCGAATCATTGATTGCATCAACTACTCAGCATCAAAAGGAGGAGTTGATGCACTCACGAGAGATCTTGCCGTTAAATGGGCGCCATTCAATATTCGCGTCAATGCGATCGCCCCTGGCTTCTTCAAAACCCATTTGACCAAATCAGTTATCGAACGAAAGGGTGATGAGATCATCAACCTGACCCCCGCCGCGCGCATAGGCGTAGATGACGATTTGAAAGGACCTGTCGTCTTTCTGGCATCTGATGCTTCGAAATTCGTGACAGGACAAGTAATTGCCGTAGACGGTGGATATTCGATTATGTGA